TGAAGAGGGGTCACGGTATATGGGCGGAATGAAAGAGTCGTGCGACAGCCGCGAGGCAGAACACGCTCAATATCGCCATTATGGCCATTACCCCTACCATCTGATCAAGTATGCGAAAGAGATCGGTCTAATACCGGACCAGGTCACCCGCATCAAGAAGATTCGACTCGAGTTTGAGCGTGCCTGTCTTCGGGCTAGGGCTGAGATCGGCGTCAGCGACTTGGAAATTGCGGCATTGATGGACGATGAGAAGGCCGCTATCGCAACGATCGAGGCAAAAGTGAAGCAACGCGCGACCGCGGCGACCGGCCTCCAGGTTGCGGCAATCAGGGCCAAACGGGATGCCATGGCGCTCCTGACTGCCGAACAGCGTGAGAAGGATCAAGCGATCCACGAGAAGATGATGGAGCAAATGCAGGAGCGAAGAGGCGGAATGGGCGGTGGCAGCATGATGCAGGGCGGCGGCATGGGCGGCGGACGGATGGGCGGTGGCATGGATCACGATATGACGCAGGGCGGCGGCCGAATGGGCGGCGGTCGGCGTGGTGGAGGTATGGGAGGTGGCATGGGCGGTGGTCGGATGGGCGGTGGTATGGGTGGCGGGATGATGGGCGGTGGGGGTATGGGCGGTGGCATGATGCAGGGTGGCGAACAGATGGAAGGCGGAATGGATCACGATATGATGCAGGGCGACCAGGATGACTCTTCGCAACAAAAGGAATCACAGGGCGAGCACCAGGGTCATTGAGTTCGCTACACTCCGTCTGCGTCTGCTACATGAAACAAGAAGATGTTGACAGCCGATCGGCGTAATAGGCATAAACAGACGTAGGATGAGAACGTCCACACGCCTGTTGTGTGCCGCATCGACAAAAATCGCTGTGCCGGGCCTGCTCCTGGTCCATACGTCACTGCACGAGCAGGCCCGGCGCGCACACCTCCAAGACCATCCCCTCTCTCCAACAATTTCCTTCCGGTTCGTTGACTTCGCCGCCGAAAGACGTATGGTCGAACGATGTACGGCTGGATTGAGAAACAATGATACCTGGTCGACTTGACCCTCTCCTCGTTTTTAAGGCGAAAGGTCAAGCACGTCGGCCTGTTGATCCTCTACGCGCTGACGGTCTTCATCCTCGCCTCAGTTACGTTCTTCGCCTACACGATTAAAAAAGGGTTCTTCCGGGATGAGCGTGGGTCGAGGTCGAGTCTTCAGCGCCGGACATGGGGACACCCTCTTTGCCACACGAGGCCATGAGGGGAGAGAAAACCCCCCTTCGATCCCCCTTTGCGAAAGGGGGAGACACGATAGATGTGCAAGCCTGTGGTCCCTCCTCGCCTGCTCAACGGGGGGAAGCGCTCGGGTGTGGTCCCCCCCTTTGAAAAAGGGGGTAGGGGGGTTTATCTTTGGCACAAGGGAGAAAGGGTGTGCGTATCTGTACGCAGACAGATTCACCCACGCTAATTTCGGAAGAACCTAAAAAAGAAGCCTCGGCGAAGGAGTTCCTGGAGGATCACAAGGGAATACGCATTCTGCGGTTTGCGGACGTGACGGCAGAGGTGATCGACGCGCCCGACGTGGCCCGGGTAATCGAGGGGGAGGAAGCGATGAAGGAGGACAAGAAGGGGAAGAATCTGTGACATTTTTGACCAGGCACCGCAAGCGGCTCATTATCGCAACGCTGGTCCTCGGGTTCCTCGTCGTGGGGCTCAGACTGACCCTGTTGGCTCCATACCGGATCGAGTCGGTCGGCCTCGAACCTCATAATCTTCATCGCGAAGCATTCGGCGTGGGTACGGTTGAGGCGAAGGTCGTAGTCAGCGTCGGCAGCAAGATCACCGGGCGCGTGACGGCGCTTAATGTCGATCAGGGGGACCGGGTTCGTACAGGGCAACTCCTTGCCACCCTCGAAAACCAGGATTTCCAGGAGCAGGTGTCCCAAGCGGCGCACGACCTCGAGCGCACGGCGGCCGACCTAGTGGCCAACGATGCGGCAATCAGGCAGGCCGAAG
This genomic window from Candidatus Methylomirabilis tolerans contains:
- a CDS encoding nitrous oxide reductase accessory protein NosL, with the protein product MRICTQTDSPTLISEEPKKEASAKEFLEDHKGIRILRFADVTAEVIDAPDVARVIEGEEAMKEDKKGKNL